The DNA segment ATGTGCCATTGGTAAGAATTACTGATCTACCTTTTATTTCAAGACCCAGCGAAGTAATAACTCCAACTACTTTATTATTCTCGATTATTAAACTCTTCACCATATCCTGAAAGAAATCCAAATTGGGAGTTTGTTCCAGTGCTATTCTCCATTCTTCCGCAAATAACATACGATCATTTTGTGTCCGTGGAGACCACATGGCGGGTCCTTTGGATAAATTGAGCATCTTGAATTGAATTGCAGATTTATCTGCTATAATACCGGAATAACCGCCCATTGCATCAATTTCCCGTACAATCTGTCCTTTTGCAATTCCACCCATAGCTGGATTGCATGACATTTGTCCGATCGTTTGCATATTCATTGTAATGAGTAATGTTTTAGAGCCAAGATTAGCTGCGGCTGCAGCTGCCTCTGATCCAGCGTGGCCCGCTCCGACGACGATCACATCATATATATCGTTTATCATCTTAATTTTTTTAGATGTTCCACGTGGAACATATTTAAAGTATGTCTCAATTTCCTTAGAATTCAAATTAAATTATGGTAGAATCGTACTTGTTTTTACATTTGAGCAAGATAGAAATCTTCCTTCTCACGCATTAAAGTACTTTCCTCTGGAGTTTTATCCTTGTATCCACATAAGTGAAGAATTCCATGCGCTAATACACGATGAACCTCAGAATTGAAACTTTTATTATGAGTAGTTGCATTGTCTTTAATGCGCGGCAAAGATACAAAAATATCAGCCGAAATGGTAGTTCCCTTTACATAGTCAAAAGTGATAATGTCAGTGAAATAGTCATGTTGTAAATACTCCTGATTGATTTTTAACAATGCTTCATCAGTACAAAAAACATAAGTTATTTTACCCTGTTTTTTGTTTTCATTTTCTATAATAGTCCTTAACCAACCAATCGTTTTTTTATCGAAAGGGAGAGGGTCTACATCTTCAAAAAAAAATTGTATCATAATTTAAAACCAGTGTCCAAGAATGACATTAAAATGTCCTTTATTAGTAATTAAAGAGTGGTTGTAATTCACTTTGATTTGGCCGAACGGAGATTTATATCCAACAGCAGCACCAGCTGATGATTCTGAAATATGGAAAATATCATCTACCTGTAAGTCATTAAAAAGATTGGCAATAGAAAAATTTGCATCCAGATAGTAATTTTTGAAAACTTTAAAATGAAATGAATTTAAATTAGTTAGCAAGTTGGATGCACCTTGTTCACCAAATTCATAACCTGGGAATTTTGTGAAATTTCCAAGATTTTGTTGGAATATACCACCTAACCTATAAGTGTAATATTTGCTTAAATTGTCTCCGATAGTAACGCCACCAAATAGTCCCAACTGATATGTTAGCCAATCAGTAACTGGAAAATTAAGTTGTGCGGTAATCTTAGCTTGTAGTGTTTTACCATCACTCACTTTATTTAAAATATCCAAGATTTTTCCTTCTGCATTAAAGAAGATTCCTCTAGTGGGAAAGCTGCGATCATCTTGAGTATCGGTTTTAATAAATAAATAAGCATTTAAATAATTCTCAGGATCAACGAAGCCTGAAGTTCCGGCAAGTTTAGATTCAAAGTAATCTAAACTAAGTCCACCACCAATTGCATACTTATCACGCCATATCGACTGTATAAATGCTTCACTTCGAAACCAATTCCACTTATCATAAGTGTTCCCAACGTTATCTACCAAGTCTAGGGACATACCAGATGCATAAAGTCCAAATCCCGGAATGTATCCATTGTCGATAAAATAATTGAAATAGTAGCGAGGTTTATCACCAACTATTACATCTAGTGATACCGTAGAGTTTTTAAATAACAGTCTCTTTGCTGTTGCATTTAATAGTAAACCAGTTTTAAAAATTTCATCATAATGTAATCCGAATTTTAAGAAAAAGCGGGTATCATCTTCTGAAACATCTAACTTTAGTATATTTCTGTTGTCTTGCTGAATGATATCGTAATTAATTAAGCGGTAATTATTGGTCGCATACAGCTTATCAATCATTTTATTAATTCCACCGTACGTTTGTAAAGATGGAATTTTGAGATTCATCTTCCCTAAAATATAGTTTTTTTTGAAAATATGATCATTCTCCAAGGCTAAACTATCAATTTTGTAAACATTTGAATAGATATTACTCATTGGAGCGCGAAGTAATTTTCCGTCGTGCTTAGGCAGTAAAGAAAGTGGTTGGATGTATTTTTGTGCTTCTACATAGCCCGAGTCAAGGATTGCTTTCTT comes from the Chryseobacterium sp. SNU WT5 genome and includes:
- the ybeY gene encoding rRNA maturation RNase YbeY, producing MIQFFFEDVDPLPFDKKTIGWLRTIIENENKKQGKITYVFCTDEALLKINQEYLQHDYFTDIITFDYVKGTTISADIFVSLPRIKDNATTHNKSFNSEVHRVLAHGILHLCGYKDKTPEESTLMREKEDFYLAQM
- a CDS encoding patatin-like phospholipase family protein; translation: MKKYFTILLLLVLTFQINAQVKEGFTIPKNPKIGLSLSGGGAKGFAHIGVIKVLDSLGVKVDYISGTSMGAIVGGLYASGYTGKEIEKIVMDTDFYSIIANEKTRQETSFFNKSVDKYILTIPVKNGKINVLPKAISTGQKNIYLLKELFKNVSTITDFSKLPIPFMCVATNLESGKMKLFEEGDLVSAIMASSAFPSLMDPVKIGDSLYIDGAMTINYPSKPLKDKGIDIVIGVDLSQGLAKKSDLQSAIAILNQVIDFGIQKETKNQYNYTDINIHPNLEGMGATSYDAKKAILDSGYVEAQKYIQPLSLLPKHDGKLLRAPMSNIYSNVYKIDSLALENDHIFKKNYILGKMNLKIPSLQTYGGINKMIDKLYATNNYRLINYDIIQQDNRNILKLDVSEDDTRFFLKFGLHYDEIFKTGLLLNATAKRLLFKNSTVSLDVIVGDKPRYYFNYFIDNGYIPGFGLYASGMSLDLVDNVGNTYDKWNWFRSEAFIQSIWRDKYAIGGGLSLDYFESKLAGTSGFVDPENYLNAYLFIKTDTQDDRSFPTRGIFFNAEGKILDILNKVSDGKTLQAKITAQLNFPVTDWLTYQLGLFGGVTIGDNLSKYYTYRLGGIFQQNLGNFTKFPGYEFGEQGASNLLTNLNSFHFKVFKNYYLDANFSIANLFNDLQVDDIFHISESSAGAAVGYKSPFGQIKVNYNHSLITNKGHFNVILGHWF